One genomic window of Scylla paramamosain isolate STU-SP2022 chromosome 20, ASM3559412v1, whole genome shotgun sequence includes the following:
- the LOC135110579 gene encoding uncharacterized protein LOC135110579, translated as MKTLLGVTLLFLGIIARGVSQEVVAAAPRLDTSPAEGKHETIKEAGIETLRRNAPQDSLHRLQQRPFRPTGRRLKSSSTDKGHSSPRLSTRQERIQKYFRQAAQRRFALGLVLPRRRGDTSNAGIPSPPPPRPLEATPRREGGHRDAQERTLTGIPRDAAKVAEEHVKEAPRLLVTKFHGPIKATQDSSLSRGQGFQPDLVMGEKDRGSLDQGQLLSDKDENDNDGNSEALAAQIAPQPAEAPQATFTKSDSEQEKTSLQNINLPAAGGGVPRIRERVRLQGVRPRFRLGDDESGERGERRGISPSLRRRRLRILRPNFRIQRKGPRLVARQNPPLEFQDHRQSEIYQQPSLSEDLEHSGDKPLTPHSLSTAGEESFVRQQPQHVQAQAPHTYLPRETQGSDDITSHVQHQDGDTPRAATGPETTRKVVFDLQEEDIQMELRQQSHTQALLDERVESEDSHITAERQHHSALPERQRTATHSIPADHSQIQHESADLPETISPLMDVSPQDLATTSSTSHQEPSVPSEALSPTSFDDSFGEHSADQEQYLSKINNLQRLSARQQEIGKRRLSQRLQSSSPGVPRVRTFIRHRFSQNTQRASQPQRLKPVRQPQTENFPILQTPQAVVSNFPRNDSSQPHILHEPKIESHSPARLSQSEHLTQETEDFTLHFAQPRHRFSDLSSQGAVTGTKEEPLLKSVTLRIHRPDSRPQTSSDSLGQQESRGIPLGGNRKGLEQQEELHDRHLPIAFGTHKQNENIHSSFPSDHFPAIPQHLSVGVRERQSEGTSRPSAHEHHHHQHDTTHSIAHQQQQHQHATLQSTAHQQQQHQQATLQSTAHQQQQHQHATLQSTAHQQQQLQQATLQSTAHQQQQHQHSTLQSTAHQQQQHQHATLQSTAHQQQQHQHSTLQSTAHQQQQHQHSTLQSTTHQQQQHQHSTLQSTAHQQHQHDSQRPTTHHHQPHHHHAPLQSSTHQQQHHHQHHAHHQQQQQQQQQQHASLSHTHLDDHHYNTHLTLPHEESQIGDTEEPLLDTHTPRQPDPHTTLREHSPTQGGSGGNNLVQSKDDTGMTTDDVRYLGGVAVASLLSGEHMGLKHASLHHDNVKPLTRDDGVFRATSDGRLTAAGHAHTEGTQRKHSDPRQKQPEFPPLHSTTDVRGVRVSQGSHLRQSDVVESQVPYLRHSSVAENQAPHLRQSGVTESQVPHSRQSSVGESQATLLQKADVVDSHALQLRQPGVAQSQTENLRQSAVTENQAPRLEQSGVTQSQTPHLRQSGVTESQTLHPRQFDVTKSEKPHLQQSGVADSDSSRKSDDTTIYGSDNHPSHADAYLSHLKKLESELERHVSRIRDGTASFRKVEAFRQGDSRPRTTGEQVSSYRQSGAIVRGTQPSRSHTDDERVTISNFRDGTSRMRGSGQSNESRNEIRIRNQLSSPTEARDGEVRLFQSGRSGQVDPLQEKTQKATAPALPMSRVWRQQNKLLPIRISSITGQPAKPHLIQRQNPEAWRPPPIRRPSPIQGEISVLQSSRSEKTTFQDINEAPRAQTNFLTSVQTAPRRGTASSEQARQQFTALERSQAPLHVPLSFREGRQRQVLSTSRRLTNSHGQPAYTFHRSSDDGAFQENLFRHGDYYSPPRQLGRLREPQQVSIIHQEEARAGVSSRSHDGTSRGSLTGFAQAVRDVALTPNPDQRHRQQHRGSKSFWDSVEGSYKPVTQRGSRKFMDTLRNMNEGMEQETLLKSLSVLLRGEDFAGSWSIQDTPNQGSQRPQDIQIPQTGFTCKGLASGYYADTHEDARCSSFHFCGADGTHTSYMCPTGTAFSQRLQVCDHAFRVECRAPRRADHHHHDHQQTTADTSRKRDRFGKRVASQDLYHLRQRA; from the exons ATGAAGACACTGCTAG gtgTTACGTTACTCTTCCTTGGGATAATTGCCAGG ggcgTGAGCCAAGAGGTGGTCGCCGCAGCACCTCGCCTCGACACTTCGCCTGCTGAGGGTAAACATGAGACGATAAAGGAAGCTGGCATTGAGACGCTGAGGAGGAATGCCCCACAAGACTCGTTGCACCGCCTGCAGCAAAGACCCTTCCGCCCCACTGGTCGCCGCCTTAAAAGCTCTTCCACTGACAAAGGACACTCCTCACCCCGTCTCTCTACGCGCcaagaaagaatacagaaatATTTTCGACAGGCTGCTCAGAGAAGGTTTGCCTTGGGGCTGGTGCTCCCACGACGGAGAGGAGATACCTCTAATGCTGGCatcccttcaccgcctcctccgCGGCCACTGGAAGCGACACCGCGTAGAGAAGGTGGCCATAGAGATGCTCAGGAACGTACGTTGACTGGCATTCCAAGGGACGCAGCCAAAGTCGCAGAGGAGCACGTCAAGGAGGCTCCCAGGTTACTAGTTACTAAGTTCCACGGGCCCATCAAGGCAACGCAAGATTCTTCCCTTTCTCGAGGACAAGGGTTTCAGCCTGACTTGGTAATGGGTGAAAAGGATCGTGGGAGTTTGGATCAAGGACAGCTCCTTTCAGACAAAGATGAGAACGACAACGATGGCAATTCTGAGGCTCTGGCAGCACAAATCGCCCCGCAACCAGCAGAGGCGCCACAAGCCACCTTTACGAAGAGTGACAGCGAGCAGGAGAAAACATCCCTTCAAAACATTAACCTACCGGCTGCTGGCGGCGGAGTACCAAGAATTAGGGAAAGAGTTAGGCTCCAGGGCGTGAGGCCGCGATTTCGACTCGGGGATGACGAGTCGGGGGAGCGGGGAGAACGGAGAGgaatctccccttcccttcgcAGGAGACGCTTGAGAATCCTTCGACCTAACTTTAGAATTCAGAGAAAAGGGCCCAGACTGGTGGCTCGTCAGAACCCTCCACTCGAGTTCCAAGACCACAGGCAGTCTGAGATCTATCAACAGCCTTCGCTCTCAGAGGACTTAGAACATAGTGGAGACAAGCCATTGACCCCACATTCCCTCTCCACTGCAGGAGAGGAATCATTTGTCCGCCAACAACCGCAGCACGTCCAAGCACAGGCGCCACACACTTACCTTCCAAGAGAAACCCAGGGGAGTGATGACATAACATCTCATGTACAACACCAAGACGGTGACACACCGAGGGCTGCAACAGGTCCCGAGACAACCAGAAAAGTGGTCTTTGACTTGCAAGAGGAGGACATTCAAATGGAGCTGAGACAGCAGAGTCACACCCAAGCTCTGCTTGACGAGCGAGTTGAGTCAGAGGACTCCCACATCACAGCGGAGAGGCAGCACCACAGCGCGCTGCCTGAGAGACAGCGGACAGCGACTCATTCTATCCCCGCAGACCATTCACAGATCCAACATGAGAGTGCTGACCTTCCTGAGACAATCAGTCCTCTGATGGACGTCTCACCCCAAGATTTAGCAACAACGTCCTCTACCTCTCACCAAGAACCCTCAGTTCCTTCAGAGGCTCTTTCGCCTACCTCCTTCGATGACTCGTTTGGTGAACATTCAGCAGATCAGGAGCAATATTTGTCAAAAATCAATAACCTTCAGCGACTTTCTGCTCGCCAACAAGAAATAGGCAAGCGCAGACTTTCCCAACGCCTACAGAGCAGCAGTCCAGGTGTGCCTCGGGTGCGGACCTTCATTAGACATCGCTTTAGTCAGAACACACAGAGAGCATCTCAACCTCAAAGACTGAAGCCAGTGCGGCAACCACAGACCGAAAACTTCCCAATTCTACAAACTCCTCAGGCAGTTGTTTCAAATTTTCCTCGAAATGATTCCAGCCAACCACACATCCTCCACGAACCCAAAATTGAGTCTCATTCCCCAGCTCGTCTCAGCCAGTCTGAACACTTGACGCAGGAAACAGAAGATTTTACCCTTCACTTCGCTCAACCGCGGCACAGATTTTCTGACCTGTCTTCGCAAGGTGCTGTAACAGGCACGAAGGAAGAACCACTACTTAAATCTGTCACTCTTCGGATCCACAGACCTGACAGCCGACCCCAAACCTCCAGTGATTCTCTAGGGCAGCAGGAGAGCCGAGGGATACCACTAGGGGGCAACAGGAAGGGCCTCGAGCAACAGGAAGAACTGCATGATAGGCATCTCCCTATCGCTTTTGGGACGcataaacaaaacgaaaacattcattcctctttccccaGCGACCACTTCCCAGCTATTCCTCAACACCTGTCGGTTGGCGTCCGTGAGCGGCAGTCAGAAGGGACGTCACGACCCTCAGCACAtgaacaccatcatcaccagcacgATACAACGCATTCCATCGctcatcaacaacagcaacaccagcacgCCACTCTACAGTCCACCGCacaccaacagcagcaacaccagcaggctACTCTACAATCCACAgcacaccaacaacagcaacaccagcacgCCACTTTACAGTCCACCgcacaccaacaacagcaactccAGCAGGCTACTCTACAGTCCACCGCacaccaacagcagcaacaccagcactCCACTCTACAGTCCACCgcacaccaacaacagcaacaccagcacgCCACTTTACAGTCCACCgcacaccaacaacagcaacaccagcactCCACTCTACAATCCACCGCacaccaacagcagcaacaccagcactCCACTCTACAGTCCACCACacaccaacagcagcaacaccagcactCCACTCTACAGTCCACCgcacaccaacaacaccagcacGACAGCCAACGACCCACCACGCATCACCACcaacctcaccaccatcacgccCCACTGCAATCCAGtacacatcaacaacaacaccatcaccaacaccatgctcatcatcagcaacaacaacaacaacaacagcagcagcacgcgtctctctcacacactcatttGGACGACCACCACTACAATACACACTTGACTTTACCCCACGAAGAAAGCCAGATTGGTGACACAGAAGAGCCATTGCTTGATACCCACACGCCTAGACAGCCTGATCCCCACACCACTCTTCGTGAACACTCCCCAACGCAAGGTGGCAGTGGAGGCAACAATTTGGTCCAAAGTAAAGACGATACAGGAATGACGACAGATGACGTTCGCTACCTCGGAGGAGTAGCAGTGGCTTCACTTCTAAGCGGAGAACACATGGGACTGAAGCACGCTTCTCTGCATCACGATAACGTAAAACCTCTCACGAGAGACGACGGTGTCTTCAGAGCAACAAGTGACGGGCGCCTCACCGCTGCTGGTCACGCACACACCGAAGGAACTCAAAGGAAACACAGTGATCCACGCCAGAAGCAGCCAGAATTTCCTCCCTTGCACAGCACCACAGATGTACGGGGTGTTAGAGTAAGTCAAGGGTCGCATCTCCGACAGTCCGACGTAGTGGAGAGTCAAGTGCCGTATCTCCGACATTCCAGTGTGGCCGAGAACCAAGCGCCTCATCTAAGGCAGTCCGGAGTGACGGAGAGCCAAGTACCGCATTCAAGACAGTCTAGTGTGGGAGAGAGTCAGGCGACGCTTCTCCAAAAGGCTGATGTAGTGGACAGCCATGCACTTCAGCTAAGACAACCTGGAGTGGCGCAGAGTCAAACAGAAAACCTCCGACAGTCTGCTGTGACCGAGAATCAAGCGCCACGTCTCGAACAGTCCGGAGTGACGCAGAGTCAAACGCCTCATCTCAGACAATCCGGCGTGACAGAGAGTCAAACACTGCATCCACGACAGTTCGACGTGACAAAGAGTGAAAAGCCGCATCTCCAACAGTCTGGTGTAGCGGACTCAGATTCGTCGAGGAAGTCTGACGATACAACTATTTATGGGTCCGATAACCACCCAAGTCACGCCGACGCCTATCTTTCACATCTCAAAAAGCTGGAATCTGAATTGGAACGCCACGTCTCGCGTATCAGAGATGGAACTGCAAGTTTTAGGAAAGTGGAGGCATTTAGACAAGGAGACAGCAGACCCAGAACCACAGGAGAGCAAGTATCCAGCTACAGACAAAGTGGAGCAATTGTCAGAGGAACTCAGCCATCACGCTCACATACTGACGATGAAAGGGTAACTATTTCGAATTTCCGAGATGGCACCTCTAGGATGAGAGGTTCAGGCCAGTCTAACGAATCAAGGAATGAAATAAGGATAAGGAACCAACTCAGTAGTCCAACAGAGGCAAGAGACGGGGAGGTGCGCCTCTTCCAGAGTGGACGCTCAGGGCAGGTCGACCCTTTGCAGGAAAAAACACAGAAGGCCACGGCACCCGCCTTGCCCATGTCAAGGGTATGGAGGCAGCAAAATAAGTTGTTGCCAATTAGAATTAGCAGTATAACAGGACAGCCGGCTAAGCCTCACTTAATTCAGCGTCAGAATCCTGAAGCTTGGCGTCCACCTCCTATCCGCCGCCCTTCTCCAATCCAGGGTGAAATTAGCGTTTTGCAATCTTCTCGTAGCGAAAAAACAACATTCCAGGATATTAATGAAGCTCCTCGAGCACAGACAAACTTCCTGACGTCAGTGCAAACAGCTCCAAGAAGGGGGACGGCCAGTTCGGAGCAGGCCAGACAGCAATTTACAGCTCTTGAAAGGTCACAGGCACCACTCCACGTTCCCCTGTCCTTTAGGGAGGGACGGCAGCGTCAAGTGCTGTCGACATCGAGAAGACTTACGAACTCCCACGGTCAACCAGCATACACCTTCCACCGCAGCTCTGACGATGGTGCATTCCAGGAAAACTTGTTCAGACACGGAGATTATTACAGCCCTCCAAGGCAGCTTGGAAGGTTAAGGGAACCACAGCAAGTTTCTATCATCCACCAGGAAGAGGCAAGAGCAGGTGTGTCTAGCCGCTCTCATGATGGCACTTCGAGAGGTTCTTTAACGGGATTTGCACAGGCTGTGAGAGACGTGGCGCTAACTCCGAACCCAGACCAGAGGCACAGACAGCAGCACCGTGGCAGCAAATCCTTTTGGGACTCCGTGGAGGGCTCCTACAAGCCCGTCACTCAGAGAGGCTCAAGGAAGTTCATGGATACACTGCGAAACATGAACGAGGGCATGGAGCAGGAAACACTCCTCAAGTCCCTCTCAGTCCTTTTAAGGGGAGAGGACTTTGCAGGCAGCTGGTCCATCCAAGACACTCCCAACCAAGGCTCCCAGCGACCTCAAGACATTCAAATCCCCCAAACAG GTTTCACGTGCAAAGGCCTGGCTTCGGGGTATTACGCGGACACCCACGAGGACGCCAGGTGTAGCAGTTTCCACTTCTGTGGCGCTGACGGCACCCACACCAGCTACATGTGCCCtacag GCACAGCGTTCAGTCAGCGGCTTCAGGTGTGCGATCACGCCTTCAGGGTGGAATGCAGAGCGCCTCGCCGcgccgaccaccaccaccacgaccaccaacaAACCACCGCTGACACCTCCAGGAAGCGGGACCGTTTCGGCAAGAGAGTCGCTTCCCAAGACCTTTACCACCTGCGACAacgtgcttga